Proteins from one Penicillium digitatum chromosome 2, complete sequence genomic window:
- a CDS encoding Cytochrome P450 monooxygenase, putative gives MIFDSLAIGGWCHILVVPSFWSLLSRLIALLCVYYVGWIIHTLCFHRLSGYPGPKLAAITPLVHLIWDIQGKQHSTLKRLHDKYGDVVRIAPNALVYRAAPAWKDIYGHRKKGQKVFVKDPALYAPTPNGVNAIITANEDDHSRMRRLLTHAFSNKALREQEEILQMYASMFMEKLKGLMGSALSQNIDITCWFNFTTFDLIGDLAFGEPFGCLSSSTYHWWVRIILDAVKASAYLKVFWFYPFLVPLVRVLVPKHLLQKRQASFDLSVEKVRRRLALGATRPDFTSYILKHTKDGKGMSEEEMDANSAVFVLAGSETTAALLSGVTYYLLRSRDKYERLIREIRGAFDKDVDIKLSTLMDPPYLNAVLTEAMRVYPPIPSMLPRIVPEGGAMINEQYVPAKVSVSVSLYSAFHAASHFKDPEEFVPERWLNESDKYSNDKREVFQPYSYGPRNCLGQHLANAEMRLLLAKLLWNFDLELLPESLNWTDQKSFSLWSRPALMVRLFRAGAGSAV, from the exons ATGATTTTCGATTCCTTGGCGATAGGCGGCTGGTGCCATATCCTAGTCGTCCCCTCATTCTGGAGTCTGCTGAGTCGATTGATTGCCTTG CTGTGTGTCTATTATGTAGGCTGGATTATCCACACTCTTTGCTTCCACCGTCTGAGTGGTTACCCTGGCCCCAAGCTGGCTGCCATCACTCCTTTGGTCCACCTCATCTGGGATATCCAGGGTAAGCAGCACTCGACTTTGAAGCGTCTCCATGACAAGTACGGAGACGTGGTCCGCATCGCCCCAAATGCTCTCGTTTACCGTGCCGCACCCGCCTGGAAGGATATCTATGGTCACCGCAAGAAGGGACAAAAAGTCTTCGTCAAGGATCCGGCATTGTATGCACCCACTCCTAATGGTGTCAACGCTATCATCACAGCCAATGAGGACGACCACTCCCGGATGCGCCGTTTGCTGACCCATGCTTTTTCCAACAAAGCCCTGCGCGAGCAGGAAGAAATCCTCCAGATGTACGCTAGCATGTTTATGGAAAAGCTCAAGGGTCTTATGGGAAGCGCCTTGTCTCAGAATATTGACATCACTTGCTGGTTTAACTTCACCACCTTCGACCTCATTGGCGACCTCGCTTTTGGAGAACCATTTGGCTGCTTGTCAAGCAGCACATACCACTGGTGGGTTCGAATTATTCTGGATGCCGTCAAGGCAAGTGCCTATCTCAAGGTGTTTTGGTTCTACCCCTTTCTTGTTCCCCTGGTCCGCGTTCTGGTTCCCAAACACCTTCTCCAGAAACGTCAAGCCAGTTTCGACCTGAGTGTTGAGAAGGTCCGTCGTCGTCTCGCCTTGGGTGCCACTCGCCCCGACTTTACTTCGTACATCCTGAAGCACACCAAAGATGGAAAGGGAATGTCGGAGGAGGAGATGGATGCAAACTCGGCCGTGTTCGTCCTGGCTGGCAGTGAGACTACCGCTGCCCTGCTTTCTGGCGTGACATACTACCTTCTGCGTTCTCGTGACAAGTACGAGCGCCTGATCCGGGAGATTCGTGGGGCTTTCGACAAGGACGTTGATATCAAGCTGTCCACTCTCATGGACCCTCCTTACCTGAACGCCGTTCTGACCGAGGCGATGCGCGTCTACCCGCCGATTCCTTCTATGCTTCCGCGGATTGTTCCTGAAGGAGGAGCAATGATCAACGAGCAATATGTCCCTGCAAAA GTCTCTGTCTCTGTCTCGCTGTATTCCGCTTTCCACGCAGCCTCGCATTTCAAGGACCCCGAGGAATTCGTCCCAGAGCGTTGGCTGAATGAGTCTGACAAGTACAGCAACGACAAGAGAGAGGTTTTCCAGCCCTACTCCTACGGTCCACGGAACTGCCTCGGTCAACA CCTTGCGAACGCCGAAATGCGTCTCCTGCTCGCTAAGCTCTTGTGGAACTTCGACCTGGAGCTGCTCCCTGAGTCGCTGAACTGGACCGACCAAAAGTCCTTCTCGCTCTGGAGCCGTCCTGCGTTGATGGTTAGGCTCTTCCGCGCTGGAGCCGGATCCGCAGTCTAA
- a CDS encoding Mitochondrial distribution and morphology protein 34 yields MAFNFNWSPLMADASFYTRAQDLLTAALNKSPKPPIIVDDIHVTELNLGSIPPELEILEIGDLAEDRFRGIFKMSYTGDAFLTLKTRVQANPLNTFLLTRPTFGSPVPLAAATPLTIPLQITLSSFKLSGFVILVFSKQKGITVVFRNDPLESLKVSSTFDSIPFVRDFLQKEIEAQLRILFMDELPAIIHRLSLRLWVPEYRTGEEMNDETDNTAKSRSEGPGQDPLASPPQDPVDSLGNALNESEIASLSLDSSVETHSLFSQKNLLRLAALTDSQRTLSLFTPTIQEVVYRAWTSPTDTNEFPSTVISPPSPTLSRTHSQMGSMSSIHETASTVSMQSRPSMSSNSFSTSTYGLSLGAGRHSKAHARKRKKRVVDLRRPKTTDDAVSVSGESVMTESSMPPSIVSAPLPIVNEPSDDPVTPPLSPEADSHLPVIPERHLPSFSRPIRRDGDLPYSHEPTRETKAGDVEATSRSTVRGYPQEKAEPGPSSNQRPPLPATILSFNKDQNANESVDSVLVERLAGEIARRMREDKLMTNACSGFWSRQHEDSPPPAYGH; encoded by the exons ATGGCGTTCAACTTCAACTGGTCGCCTTTGATGGCGGACGCGAGTTTTTATACTCGCGCCCAAGATCTGCTCACTGCCGCTCTGAATAAATCTCCCAAACCCCCCATAATCGTCGACGATATTCACGTCACCGAGTTGAACTTGGGATCCATTCCCCCCGAACTCGAGATTTTGGAAATCGGCGACTTGGCCGAAGATCGTTTTCGAGGCATCTTCAAAATGTCCTATACTGGCGACGCATTTCTTACCTTGAAGACCCGAGTTCAGGCGAATCCACTCAATACCTTCCTCCTCACACGACCAACCTTTGGCTCGCCAGTACCTCTTGCTGCAGC GACCCCGCTCACCATACCTCTACAAATCACCCTCTCCAGTTTCAAACTTTCTGGATTCGTTATACTGGTTTtctcaaaacaaaaaggaatCACAGTCGTGTTTCGTAATGACCCGCTTGAGTCACTGAAAGTTTCCTCGACTTTCGATTCGATCCCGTTCGTGCGCGACTTTCttcaaaaagaaattgaagctCAGCTCCGGATATTATTCATGGACGAGCTCCCAGCCATCATTCATCGACTTTCACTCCGGTTATGGGTCCCAGAATATCGCACAGGGGAAGAAATGAATGACGAGACCGACAACACAGCCAAGTCAAGAAGCGAAGGCCCTGGCCAAGATCCTCTAGCTAGCCCGCCACAGGATCCCGTCGACTCCCTCGGAAATGCATTGAATGAGTCAGAGATCGCATCTCTCTCATTGGATTCATCAGTCGAGACTCACTCCCTCTTTTCGCAAAAGAACCTCCTGCGCTTGGCCGCTCTGACAGACTCGCAACGTACCCTATCCTTGTTCACTCCCACGATTCAGGAAGTGGTGTACCGGGCATGGACTTCTCCAACAGATACCAACGAATTCCCTTCGACCGTGATATCTCCACCGAGCCCAACTCTTTCGCGAACACACTCTCAGATGGGAAGTATGTCTTCCATTCACGAAACCGCCAGCACTGTCTCCATGCAAAGTCGCCCCTCCATGTCCAGCAATTCATTTAGTACCAGTACCTACGGTTTGAGCTTAGGTGCTGGACGGCATTCCAAAGCCCACGCGCGGAAACGGAAGAAGCGCGTTGTGGATCTGCGCCGCCCTAAGACAACCGATGACGCTGTGAGTGTCAGCGGTGAAAGCGTCATGACTGAGTCGTCTATGCCCCCCTCTATTGTCTCTGCGCCTCTCCCCATTGTGAACGAGCCGTCAGATGACCCGGTCACACCCCCTCTCTCCCCTGAAGCCGACTCTCACTTGCCCGTCATCCCCGAAAGGCATTTACCCAGCTTCTCCCGTCCAATCCGTCGGGATGGGGACTTGCCATACTCCCATGAGCCCACCCGTGAAACCAAAGCGGGGGACGTGGAAGCCACCTCTCGTTCTACTGTGCGTGGTTATCCCCAGGAGAAGGCCGAGCCGGGTCCGTCTAGCAATCAGCGACCCCCTTTGCCTGCAACTATTCTTTCGTTCAACAAAGACCAGAATGCCAACGAAAGCGTCGATTCCGTCTTGGTTGAGAGACTCGCCGGTGAAATCGCTCGTCGGATGCGCGAGGACAAGCTTATGACAAATGCATGCAGCGGCTTCTGGAGCCGCCAGCATGAAGACAGTCCTCCCCCAGCGTACGGCCACTGA
- a CDS encoding putative serine/threonine-protein kinase haspin-like protein, with amino-acid sequence MSTWSPSPTPSHATPLKPKQPKPKSVAQRRVYGKRRAIAARAVFDQRSPVKETRSKAQHVDPVESLQVKLAQVTIDDDSTPQLDHHAEPLNLKGKRQQHLPKTPSDELSPSTIEDTSNTTTTQSSVKSSLEETKSKSKQCETMVEVKICPKAPESPPRIISDSPATTSESTSKDREKASTASDGRRAERKMIPTPTWSSEVAHDSKASGYVSPILNEALSPIAAQGIQKFDSWASRSANMFDVAKLAEGSYGEVYKLHMREEVCRTVVSKSKLAKLKSYGDGVFKIVPLRAKSGPGSKKFTTIDEIVAEVKMLKYLDPVPGFARFREIHVVQGRFPESFQDAWDHYKKTKDDCMNPNPSNKKAYPDTQLWAIVEMDDAGCELEKFPWSSIFQIYDIFWGVAMALARAEEYAMFEHRDLHLGNVCIRSTREDGCMDPPTEHDIARHSSSSGFGISSLETTIIDYSLSRADLLLTDDPAGLTEVASSDLDKKQLFDAIGQDEDEIMQRNTYRYMRATLYTGCPMKTEKVADIPGIWAEYSPRTNLVWLLFLLQSLFKNCKPEKLPVKPQRKALASCSPNKMTPKPETAKGNLQIKAGSLIKKGHAKDIQVGISHLKQTLNDRLKSVLELLDLEHGHEDMCCAADLVAYAMDSQWLGEQDFF; translated from the exons ATGTCAACCTGGTCACCGTCGCCAACTCCAAGTCACGCGACACCACTGAAGCCCAAACAACCCAAACCCAAGTCGGTAGCTCAGCGCAGAGTATACGGGAAACGAAGAGCCATCGCCGCCAGAGCTGTATTCGACCAAAGAAGCCCGGTAAAAGAGACCAGATCCAAAGCCCAACATGTTGACCCCGTGGAAAGCCTCCAAGTGAAACTAGCCCAAGTGACAATCGATGACGACTCAACCCCTCAACTAGATCATCATGCAGAGCCTCTGAATCTTAAAGGCAAGAGGCAGCAACATTTACCGAAAACTCCCTCTGATGAACTGAGTCCATCCACGATAGAGGACACTTCAAACACAACGACAACACAATCCTCCGTGAAGTCCTCCCTGGAGGAAACAAAGTCAAAATCGAAGCAATGCGAAACGATGGTAGAGGTCAAAATATGCCCAAAGGCTCCAGAAAGTCCCCCGCGGATCATATCAGACTCCCCAGCTACGACGTCGGAGTCCACAAGCAAGGATCGAGAAAAGGCAAGCACAGCTTCCGATGGAAGGAGAGCGGAAAGGAAGATGATTCCCACACCCACATGGTCCTCTGAAGTTGCCCACGACAGCAAAGCCAGCGGGTATGTCAGCCCAATTCTGAATGAGGCACTATCACCAATTGCCGCGCAGGGTATTCAGAAGTTCGACTcatgggcttcgagatcAGCAAACATGTTCGATGTCGCAAAACTCGCAGAGGGATCCTACGGTGAAGTCTACAAACTTCACATGCGGGAAGAAGTTTGCAGAACAGTGGTGTCAAAATCAAAGTTGGCTAAACTGAAATCATATGGCGATGGAGTCTTCAAGATTGTGCCTCTGCGAGCAAAGAGCGGTCCCGGATCCAAAAAGTTCACTACAATTGATGAGATTGTTGCCGAGGTCAAGATGCTCAAGTATCTGGACCCGGTCCCTGGCTTTGCTCGCTTCAGAGAGATTCATGTAGTTCAAGGTCGTTTTCCAGAGTCATTCCAAGATGCATGGGATCACTATAAGAAGACCAAAGATGACTGCATGAATCCCAACCCGTCCAACAAAAAAGCTTACCCCGACACACAGCTATGGGCAATTGTTGAGATGGACGATGCGGGATGTGAACTGGAAAAGTTCCCTTGGTCGTCAATTTTCCAGATCTATGATATCTTCTGGGGGGTTGCCATGGCTTTGGCCAGGGCAGAGGAGTATGCTATGTTTGAACATCGAGATCTTCATTTAGGAAATGTTTGCATACGTTCTACGCGGGAGGATGGTTGCATGGATCCCCCCACGGAACACGATATTGCACGACATTCATCCTCCAGCGGATTTGGAATCAGCTCCCTTGAAACTACCATCATCGACTACTCTCTCTCTCGGGCAGATCTACTCCTGACCGATGACCCTGCCGGTCTCACTGAGGTCGCGTCGTCAGATCTGGACAAGAAGCAATTGTTCGATGCTATTGgccaagatgaagacgagatTATGCAACGAAACACCTACCGATA TATGCGCGCAACACTTTATACTGGTTGCCCCATGAAAACAGAAAAGGTGGCGGATATCCCTGGCATCTGGGCAGAATACTCCCCACGCACCAACTTGGTCTGGCTACTGTTTTTGCTCCAGAGTCTGTTTAAAAACTGCAAACCTGAAAAACTGCCTGTAAAGCCACAAAGAAAGGCTCTTGCATCTTGCTCGCCGAACAAGATGACACCGAAACCGGAGACAGCCAAAGGAAACCTCCAGATTAAGGCCGGGTCCCTCATCAAGAAGGGACATGCCAAAGACATACAGGTTGGTATCTCACATCTCAAGCAAACACTAAATGACAGACTGAAATCTGTCCTCGAACTTCTTGATTTGGAACATGGACATGAAGACATGTGTTGCGCTGCAGATTTAGTGGCCTATGCGATGGACTCGCAATGGCTAGGCGAACAAGATTTTTTCTAA
- a CDS encoding Major facilitator superfamily domain, general substrate transporter, with protein sequence MDRIRRLISRPAAYEQLQDSASDDTDDSTYTERYQQSPFSRSQYGIFFLLGVSMLWAWNMFLAATPYFYSRFKSDDWTRLHYQPSIQSMSTVTNLGAAYALAKLQKNASYPRRITFSLLMNSVVFTILALSAVAMTDSSPRVYFGFLMVMVCAASLATGINQNGVFAHVSGFGREEYTQAIMGGQGVAGVLPCVVQIFSVLAVPPKEDSIGKYQGQDQDPSMPQTSVSTSAFIYFLTSTGVSVIALLAFLYLLRQQPSSRQKLTRDDDESIADDREQSKTVSLWTLFIKLRFLAFAVFACFLVSMVFPVYTAEIQSVNDPASSRVYDPSVFVPLAFLLWNLGDLAGRMCVAIPGVSLGQHPQIAAIVAIGRVIFIPLYQLCNVNGQGAAVKSDFFYFLVQFFFGATNGYLGTSCMMGASHWIVADERPAAGGFMSLVLVGGLAAGSLLSFSVASG encoded by the exons ATGGACCGCATACGTAGACTCATTTCCCGTCCAGCGGCGTATGAGCAACTGCAGGACTCCGCCTCGGACGACACTGATGATTCAACATACACAGAGCGATACCAGCAGTCCCCCTTTTCAAGATCTCAGTATGGCATATTCTTCCTCCTCGGAGTATCTATGTTATGGGCCTG GAACATGTTCCTTGCGGCGACACCATACTTTTACAGCCGCTTCAAGTCGGACGACTGGACAAGACTGCACTACCAGCCGTCGATTCAGTCAATGTCAACTGTCACCAATCTTGGAGCCGCCTATGCCCTAGCAAAGCTACAGAAGAACGCCTCCTATCCACGGCGTATAACGTTTTCGCTATTGATGAACTCTGTTGTGTTCACTATTCTAGCACTCTCGGCAGTTGCCATGACTGATTCCTCACCTCGGGTGTACTTTGGCTTCTTGATGGTGATGGTGTGCGCCGCGAGTCTGGCCACTGGCATCAATCAGAATGGCGTCTTTGCACACGTCTCCGGGTTCGGAAGGGAGGAATATACCCAGGCTATTATGGGTGGACAAGGTGTTGCCGGAGTGCTACCCTGCGTTGTACAGATCTTTTCTGTACTGGCTGTACCGCCGAAGGAGGATAGCATTGGTAAATACCAAggccaagatcaagatccTAGCATGCCTCAGACGAGTGTGTCGACATCGGCATTCATTTACTTCCTCACGTCTACTGGTGTCTCTGTCATAGCTCTGCTTGCCTTTCTATATCTTCTGAGACAACAACCTTCTTCGAGGCAAAAGTTGACAAGAGATGACGATGAGTCGATTGCGGATGACCGTGAGCAGTCCAAGACTGTCAGCCTTTGGACTTTGTTCATTAAGCTGCGCTTCCTGGCATTTGCTGTATTCGCTTGCTTTTTGGTTTCGATGGTATTCCCAGTCTACACGGCGGAAATCCAGTCCGTCAATGACCCTGCCAGTTCACGGGTCTACGATCCCAGTGTCTTCGTTCCATTAGCATTCTTGCTTTGGAACCTGGGTGACTTGGCTGGGAGAATGTGTGTGGCTATTCCAGGAGTTTCCTTGGGACAGCATCCTCAGATAGCTGCTATTGTGGCCATTGGCCGTGTAATTTTCATTCCCCTGTACCAGCTCTGCAACGTCAACGGCCAAGGTGCTGCCGTCAAGAGTGATTTTTTCTACTTCCTTGTACAGTTCTTCTTTGGTGCAACTAATGGGTATCTGGGGACAAGCTGTATGATGGGCGCTAGTCACTGGATTGTTGCCGATGAAAGGCCGGCTGCTGGTGGATTTATGAGCCTGGTTCTTGTTGGTGGATTGGCTGCTGGGAGCTTGTTGAGTTTTTCTGTTGCCAGTGGCTGA
- a CDS encoding DUF1682 domain protein — protein MAGMFKNVFGSQPKPDDDFADFVEAPNPSPASLLADSTIVPAANTLAPKAVPYTAWYRVWERTSPSDFKQEAMIMPFILVIVLFHLWGTRKNRRKARDWAQAHGPSLQKEFAVVGFDGIARPAPVEGEAITVELANPESLLKERSASEFAAYATGRQNVAFLDVNIKMPKRYNPITFVMEYVFSFFFESWEPPVEKYEALLYAFDGKEKDLVPVLAKDSVPVKVPSSTYDGFIWAVVHKSHMRKFRNDRYDASITFSKDNPKLPSWVTVMTESAEISDTLLTPELIQAIEQAGNDFEFLIVTDQPVDRPTKIDETIPKKRIQLSANLASSASGYASTVPLFNQFLRLSDKLVASAHFRGEVMRKVRNVREEEIKKLRRVDEEEKAEERRIAAEKIKKDERERILRGLSAEEQRKFLDREAQKEQRRQAKKSTRRG, from the exons ATGGCGGGCATGTTCAAGAACGTGTTTGGCTCCCAGCCTAAACCCGATGATG ACTTTGCCGACTTCGTGGAAGCTCCCAACCCGTCGCCTGCCTCCCTCCTCGCCGACTCGACCATCGTCCCAGCTGCCAACACACTGGCCCCTAAGGCGGTCCCCTACACGGCTTGGTACCGAGTATGGGAGAGGACTTCCCCGAGCGATTTCAAGCAGGAGGCAATGATCATGCCCTTCATTCTCGTGATTGTCCTCTTCCACCTCTGGGGAACGCGCAAAAACCGACGCAAGGCGAGGGACTGGGCGCAGGCTCACGGTCCTTCTCTTCAAAAGGAGTTTGCTGTCGTCGGATTCGATGGAATCGCCCGACCGGCTCCCGTGGAAGGCGAAGCGATCACTGTGGAGCTCGCCAACCCCGAGTCATTGCTGAAGGAGAGATCTGCCTCCGAGTTCGCCGCGTATGCGACTGGCCGCCAGAACGTTGCCTTCCTAGACGTTAACATCAAGATGCCCAAGCGATACAATCCTATCACCTTCGTCATGGAGTATGTCTTCAGCTTCTTCTTTGAGAGCTGGGAGCCCCCCGTTGAGAAATACGAGGCTCTGCTGTATGCTTTCGATGGCAAGGAGAAGGACCTCGTTCCTGTTCTCGCTAAGGATTCTGTCCCCGTTAAGGTGCCTAGCTCGACTTACGACGGCTTCATCTGGGCTGTTGTTCACAAGAGCCACATGCGCAAGTTCCGCAACGACCGCTACGACGCCTCCATTACTTTCTCCAAGGATAACCCCAAGCTTCCCTCGTGGGTCACCGTAATGACCGAGAGTGCTGAAATAAGCGATACCCTCCTCACACCGGAGTTGATTCAGGCCATTGAGCAGGCTGGCAATGACTTTGAGTTCTTGATCGTTACGGACCAGCCCGTCGATAGACCCACTAA GATCGACGAGACCATTCCCAAGAAGCGCATTCAGCTCTCCGCTAACCTCGCCTCCTCCGCGTCCGGCTACGCCTCTACTGTCCCTCTGTTCAACCAGTTCCTGCGCTTGTCCGACAAGCTGGTCGCCTCCGCCCACTTCCGTGGCGAAGTTATGCGCAAGGTCCGCAACGTCCGCgaagaggagatcaagaagCTGCGCCGTgtcgacgaggaagagaaagccGAGGAGCGCCGCATTGCCGCcgagaagatcaagaaagATGAGCGAGAGCGCATCCTTCGTGGTCTGAGCGCCGAGGAGCAGCGCAAGTTCCTTGATCGTGAAGCCCAGAAGGAACAGAGGCGCCAGGCGAAGAAGAGCACCCGGAGGGGCTAA
- a CDS encoding Polysaccharide deacetylase family protein, with protein sequence MHFFAPISPFLLSAITPSQAAPSGNMSNANTTTKTTNNAQLYTSKLPVGAIITHCTTPGTIALTFDDGPYIYTPQILDILAEHGVRATFFLNGHNRGHIDTSTEIVQRTLMEGHQLGSHTWRHLSLDTLPYEEIIQQMIILEEAFMRILGFFPTYMRPPFLRHTPVVLGVMADLGYHVIGASVDTKDYENDNPETNWVSFEKFKREVDAGGTIVLAHDAHQYTVEILVENMLADIERRGLSAVTVGECLGDPSEHWYRAER encoded by the exons ATGCATTTTTTCGCCCCCATATCTCCATTCCTTCTTTCAGCTATAACCCCATCTCAAGCCGCTCCCTCAGGGAACATGTCCAACGCCAACACCACTACCAAGACTACCAACAACGCCCAGCTCTACACCTCCAAGTTACCCGTCGGGGCCATCATCACCCACTGTACCACTCCAGGCACAATCGCGCTCACTTTCGACGATGGTCCGTACATCTACACCCCCCAGATACTAGATATCCTCGCCGAACACGGCGTAAGAGCAACCTTCTTCCTCAACGGCCATAACAGAGGACACATTGATACCTCTACCGAGATAGTGCAGCGCACATTGATGGAAGGGCATCAGCTCGGGTCTCACAC ATGGAGGCACCTCTCCCTCGACACTCTACCATACGAAGAAATCATACAACAGATGATAATCCTCGAAGAAGCCTTCATGCGCATTTTAGGCTTCTTTCCAACCTACATGCGTCCCCCGTTCCTCAGACATACGCCCGTCGTCCTTGGCGTCATGGCTGATCTGGGATACCATGTCATCGGGGCTAGTGTTGATACAAAGGACTATGAGAACGATAATCCTGAGACAAACTGGGTCAGTTTCGAGAAGTTCAAGAGGGAGGTTGATGCTGGTGGGACGATTGTGTTGGCGCATGATGCACATCAGTATACGGTCGAGATTTTGGTAGAAAATATGCTCGCTGATATTGAGAGGAGGGGATTGAGTG CTGTTACTGTTGGCGAGTGTCTTGGTGATCCGTCTGAGCACTGGTATCGTGCTGAAAGGTAG